CAGCCCTCGCAGTGCGACCATTTCCATCTGTAAAAGGATGTATCCAGCCAATCATAAAATGAATAATGCAGCCTTTAATTATGGGATGGATAAACTCTTCACCATCCGTATTAAAAAATAGGCATAAATCATTGATGAGTATTCTAAGATCAGATTGTAAAGGTGGGGTATGTACAATTTCACTGTCAATATGATTTACTACATGTACATCATCATTTTCTCTGAATGCACCCTCATCTTCAGAATCTTCTAAGGTCTTATTTGTAATGAGATGATGAATATATAATAAATTTTCTACTGTTAAATCTTCACTTTTGTGCTGAACAATATATTTCATGGTCATAAAATTGTTCAAAATCATTTGTTCAGATTTGTTTCTCGGCTTTTTCTCCTGCTGAATCATTTCTTTAGCCTTTTTTCTCGTTGTGCTGGCGCCTTCCATTTGGCTGCTGGAAATAGCTTCTTCCATGATAGAGCTGATCATGAACTTAGTCTTGTCAGTTTCTGCAATACCAATGTTGCTTCCCAGTGTTCCACCGGTATGCATGTCAAACTGATGTAATGATTTTTGAATATAATCTGTTATAACATAATGAAAGGGATACGAATGAAATTTCACGGTTTTACTTTTTAACAATCTGTCTAACTTTATTGCACTCCAAAGTTCCAAAGGGGTGCAGTCTTTGGCTTTATATTTTATTTTATCCCAGTATAAATAATCATCCTGTATTTTCTGCAGACTTCCATTCATCTGAAACTTAACCATAAGCGGTATTGTCTGGTCCGTTTTTTCTATCTGAGGTGCCGGTTCAATCATTATTTTTGTAATAGCTATAGAATTCAAAGATAAGTAAAAACCTCGAGATTTTTTTAAAATCTCGAGGTTTTTACTCATTGTGGGTTTTTACACCGAAGGTGGTCAATGACAGATTTCAGATATCCTTGTTATTGACTACGTCGAATCTTCGATTTCTGAACGGAGCACAGCACAGTGAAGAATCTCTATAATTTAAAACCGATGACTTCCAGATGTTCAACCGAATAATCTTTTAAAATTTCATTCAGCAGCTCTTTGGTCAGGTCAGCTTTTCACTCCATTGTATCCCATTCCGAAACCGAATAGGCGATATGGTCAATGACAGATTACAGACTGGATATCCCTGTCATTGACTACATCAAATCTTCGATTTCTGAACGGAGCATAGCACAGTGAAGAATCTCTATGATTTAAAACCGATGACTTCCAGATGTTCAACCGAATAATCTTTTAAAATTTCATTCAGCAGCTCTTTCGTCAGATCAGAACTTCCCAGTAATACCGTTCTGAAAATCTCAATCCTGTCCTCAGGGGTCAATTGATTGAGTTTTTCGGTATTGCGGAAAAACTGCATAAAGGCTTCAGGGGTTATGTGTTCAGTGGTTTGCATGGTATATAATTTTTTTTCAGCTGTCGTGTGTTAATCTTGTAGGTACATCAATTTACTAAATACAAAGATCAACAAACAGATCCCTAAAGCATTATTCTTTCAGTATAAATTTCCAAATGGATCAATAGCAGTTCCACAATATTAATTACGGTAAACCGTAAAAAAGATATGATGAAATATTGTATTTTTATAAAAATTTGCATCTATGTGCTTACGAATGTAAAAATGGTCACTTGGCCACAATTTTTTACAAAAAAAGAAAGATAAGAACTGCTAATGGATCTAGGAATATATGAAAGTCTTATAACGGATACCCTGAAAAGCCGTTTAGATACGATTGATAGAAATGAATTTTATGTTGCTGATCAGAAAAGGTTGGATGCCGATGAGGCGGTTCATTTTCTGGCGATGCACTTGGGTACGGCAATTAAAAATGCACTTAAATTAATCAAGGCTGAGAAGAAAGACTTATTGGTTTCCAAACAAGTTGAAATCACCAACAATATTCTCAAATACCTAACCCAGGAAATTTCCCAATATGAATTCGCAGGGGATTTGATATATGCCGAAGGTCTCATTCTGGAAGGTGTTTTGGAAAAATTAAATTCAGACTACAGTGATGTGAAACTGCATTTAAGTGAGATCATGCCGCTCACTAGGCTTACTCAGAGTGAGCTTTTTACGGGCGGTAATGTAGGATTATCACTGGATGCGGAATTGAAGAAAGAAATCCGATCGTCGGATCGAATCGATTTATTAGTTTCCTTCATCAAATGGAAAGCCATAGTGATTCTGCGTGATGCTTTTGAGGAATTCACCAACCGGGGCGGAAAATTACGGATCATCACCACGACTTACATGGGAGCTACCGACGCCAAAGCAATCCATGAGCTCAGTAAACTTCCCAATACAGAGGTCAAGGTTTCTTATAACAATTCCAATGAACGCTTGCATGCAAAAGCCTATTTGTTTTTTAGAAACTCTGGCTTCCATACAGGCTATATTGGGTCTTCAAACTTTTCAAGGTCGGCGCTAACTGATGGTTTAGAATGGAATGTAAAAGTAACCACCAAGGAAATTCCGCACATTATTGACAAATTTCAAAAAACATTTGAATCGTATTGGAATAATGCGGAGTTTGAATTGTATGATGAATCAAAGTTGGAGCTCTTGGATGATGCCCTGCAAAATAATAAAATGGGAAAGGCAACCTTGGAAGTTGTCCGATTTTTTGATCTGAAACCCTACCATTATCAGTCAGAAATCTTAGAAAAATTAAAAGTCGACAGAACGGTTCATAATTCTTACAAGAATCTTATTGTAGCTGCGACAGGAACAGGAAAAACGATGATCGCTGCATTTGATTTTAAAAGATATTTGGCTGAAAATCCGAATGCTAAATTTTTATTTGTTGCCCACCGTATTGAGATTCTAAAACAATCATTACACACTTTTAGAAATGTCCTAAAAGACCAGAACTTCGGTGAGTTGTATGGGAACGGTTATGAACCAAAATATAAAAATGCAGTTTTTGCTACCGTGCAAACCCTAAGCAATTTAGATTTTGCGGCTTACAGTAAAACAACCTATTTTGACTATATCATTTTAGACGAAGCACATCATGGACAAGCCAATACTTATCAGAAAATAATCAATTACTTTGAGCCTAAAATTCTATTGGGATTAACAGCTACTCCCGAGCGAATGGATGGTAAAAGTATTCTGCCAGATTTCAATAATAAGATTGCTGCGGAGATCCGGCTTCCGGATGCGCTGAATAATAAGCTGCTTTGTCCATTTCAATATTTTGGTATTTCAGACGTTGTCGATTATTCACGGGTTAAATGGCAGAATGGAAAATATGATGCTGCTGAGCTGACCAATATTTATACTGCCAATGATATCAGGATAGGGGATACTATTAAAAATCTTAATGACTATACGAAGGATATCCACGCTGTTTCTGCCCTCGGATTTTGTGTAAGTATTGATCATGCAAAATTTATGAAGCGTAAATTTGAGGAGGCGGGCCTCAGTGCGGAATATTTGGTTTCTGAGAACTCGTCAAAAAGAGAAGAAATTATCCATTGCTTCACCACCAAACAGATCAATTACCTTTTTGTAGTCGACATTTTTAATGAAGGCATTGATATCCCGCAAATTGACACGGTTTTATTTCTTAGACCTACAGAAAGTCTAACCATATTCCTTCAGCAATTAGGAAGAGGTTTGCGTTTGTCAGACGATAAAGACGTGCTCACGGTTTTAGATTTTGTAGGCCAGGCAAGGGATGAATATGACTTTGAAAACAAATTCCGGGCATTAATCGGAAAGACAAATACTACCGTTCTCAAAGAGATCGAGCAGGATTTCCCGCATTTACCTTTAGGATGTTCTATTGTATTAGAAAAAAAAGCTAAAGATTTTATCCTGGAAAATATTCGAAAAGCAACTTCAATTAATAAAAGGCAATTGGTCTCAAAAATTCAGAGATTTCAGGAGCATACCCATTTAGAATTGACGTTAAGTAACTTTCTTACGTTTTATAACCTGCGACTACAACAGGTTTATAAAAATTATACGTTCACTGAGCTGTTAGAAGAAGCACTGCGAAAACCGTATGACAAAAGCAATCATGCAAACTATAAATCAATGCTTTCGAATAAGCTTATGGCTACGGAATCGCTGAGCTATTTTAAATTTATCTTGGAGCTGATTGATCATGACTTCGAATTCTCAAATTTGGAGCAATCAGAAACTAATACGCTATTAGCGACCATGCTTTTCTATGATTTCTACCAAAGTGCATCCAAAGAAATAACGCTGGAAGAGGGAATTAGAAAAATAGGGGATAACAATGACATGTTTAAGGAACTTTATGATTTCATTTCCTTCAAAATTGGGCAAATCAATTATGAGGAATTCCCACTTGAAGATCTTGCTTTTGCATTTCCACTGAAATTGCATTCCAGATATACGAGGGATCAAATTTTAGTGGCAATGCGGCTAAGCACCATGGAAAATAGAAGTTCAAGCCGCGAAGGAGTAGCAGAAAATAAGGAGCTTAATTGTGAAGCACTCTTTGTTAACTTGAAGAAATCGGAAGAAGATTTTTCACCTACTACGATGTATGACGACTACGCAATTAACGAATCCTTATTCCATTGGCAGTCACAGAACCAGACTGCAGCTACTTCGGAGAAAGGAAAGTCTTATATCGAGCAGCAGGATCGGGACAAAACCATCCTCCTTTTTGTAAGAGAATCAAAGACCGATGCGGATGGCTTTACCAAAGGTTATGTGTTTGTTGGACCTGTCAATTTCGTTGCATTCACTGGTTCGAAACCAATGTCAATTACTTGGGAACTCAAAAAGGAAATGCCGCATTTTCTTTGGCAGGAATCGGCGAAGCTAAGGGTGGGGTAAAACAAATAAGTTACAATGTCAAAAAATAAAAAATAGTGAGGGCATACGCTCAATTCTTTTGCACATCATTCAGTTTTCTAACTAGTCTTGCTTTTTCATTGCTCCCATTGGTATTAAATCGCAGTAGAGGTATATTATACTTTTCCAGAATTAGATCTTTTAACTGGTCCCGTTCCGCTTGACGGGTGCCAGACTTATGGAATTCAAATCCATCTACTTCAATTGCTAAGACTGGAGTTTTACTTACTTTATTATAAATAATGAAGTCCAGATGCGTTAAGGGATTACAAGCATATATTTTTTCTTCATCATTTAGCTTTTGAAAATCTCTTATCAGACTTCGTAATGGTAAGTGAAGTACTACATCATATTTGAGAAATTTCTCCTCTGTTAGGACGTCCCTAATTAAGATGTTCATCAAATTCTCACTATCATACTGCGAAACTTTGCCAGATTTCTTAATTAATTCAGCACGCTGTTCCTCGTAGCCTTTATACAAAAGATCGAAAATTGAATTCAATTCGCTTTTCACTACAGTAAAATTGTTGTATTCGATGTACTTTATTAAATCTGAAATATTGCTGTCGTTTTCTGATTCATTTCCGTTCACAACAACGATCAACTGATCTTTTGCACGCGACACCGCTACATTTAACCGATTGGGATTATCTGTAAATTCGGATATTTCATTGTCTACAGTGGATAAAATAATCACATCATTTTCTCGGCCTTGAAATTTATCTACCGTATCTGCCTTAATACTTGTTCCATTAAATGCCTGCTGCAGAGCAAATGTCTGGTTACGATACGGTGTTACAATGCCTAAATCTACTTCCTTAAGATTTTCGTTTGGTATAATCTCATCCTTAATTATATCTATTTGTCTCTGGTTCATCCGCTCTCTCGCATGATTCCCAGGAGGAGTTCGGTAAACGATAAGAGGAGATCGATCACTTGTGTTTTCAGTAAGAATGATTAATTGATTGCCGTAAAATTTCTGATTACAAAATTCAATGATTTTAGGATGGCAACGATAATGTTCTCTTAAAAGCGTTTTTGAAACATCTGGAAATAATTCGAGTACTGATGATAATAAACTGTGTTTTGAATAACGGAACGCCTCTTTAAGTTCATAAGAATCAAATATCGCATCTGTCTTCTCTTTAATATCGCTTGCAACCACATTAGGCAGTTGTTTAGTATCGCCCACTATTACCGCACGTTTAGCACAAGATAATGCCAATGCGCCAGTAGCTAAATCTACTTGCGAAGCTTCGTCAATAATTACATAATCATAAGTAATGCCTTGTGATAGTGTGTTACGGAGAGAGTAAGTAGTGCTCAAGATTACAGGATAGTCCTTGATGAACTCTTCGGAATTCCACTTAAGATCTGGTATATCATATTTTTTTCTTGTTCCCAATGTATACTTGTCATATAATTTTGACTTAAACAACTGCATCGAAATTTTGGTGTGTTCCTTCATTTTATTGTCAAAATCAAAGATTTTTAAGGAACCTTCCAACTTATGAATCAATTCTGTTAATTCGGAGATTTTAGTCGAATAGTATTTTGATTGCAGGATGAGAATCATCTTTTCTACAGGATGCTTGTAAAACGATTTGTCCTTTAATCCATATTTTAGGCGATAGCTAAATTTTCTGAAAAATGAAATACTTTTATACCGACTTAAATTTTCAATGTCGATCAAAAAAGCAAGGATAGAGCTCGATTTCAGATTTTTCTTTAATAATATAAATGTGTCTAATTTCTCTTTAAAGGTTTCCTGAAAATGATGGTACTCAGTTGTAATGTTTTCCAATTGCAATCTTGAAACTGCAAGTATATTAATTTGTTCAAGATATTCAATTAGTTCCAGGTGTAAAGTCGAGGCTTGCTCTTTCAAAACAATTTGATCCTCTTTTTGTAATTTAAAATTTGTTAAATCGGGAATTTCTAGCTGAGATTCAATGAATTCCTTTTTGTTTTGTGAATTTCCCAGCATTGCAGCAATAAATCCTATGCCGCTTTTCTCCAGTTTTTCGTACACATTTCTTGTAGCGGAATTATTACTTGACACAATAGCAACGCTTTGCCCATTCATCACGGTGTTAGCAATAATGTTTAAAATTGTTTGGGTTTTTCCCGTACCTGGGGGACCTTCAATAACGTTTAGGTTATTAGAAAAGGATTTATTAACTGCATCTTTTTGACTGAGATTAAAGCCAAAAGGGAAAATGTTACTTTTAACATCGTCAATAGGTTTTGGAAGAGTACCATTTAAAAAACTTGACAAAACATAGTCAGCTGGAATGTGTTTAATGCTATTATAGCTTTTAGAAAGAATGTTGCTACCTTCTTCAGTTTTTAATCCTACACTTTCCGCTGTGTCCTTCAAATAATTAAAAACACTGAATGCCTTGTCGTTACTTATCGCGGTCTTTACAATTTTCGCTCTGTGCTTACCATATGCAAATTCTTTATTACCGTTTTTAAAAACAATGATACATTTATCTTTCATATACGAATATCGAGCAATTCTATCTGTTTCGTCCTTTTCATCAATGTAAATCCGTTCTCGTGTAAGCGACATCTCCTAAAATATTTCTTTTAATTCTGTTACGTTTAGTTATTTACTAAAACCCCTTTTTAACCGCGGAACCTGAGTATTAGTCCAATCCAAATTTACGCATTCTCGTACACAAGTACATAGATAATTTCTCCCTTTTTATTTCAGGTCAAAGGGGGCATCCTTTAATTGATTATTCATTTTCTTTTGTAACTTTAAAAGCATTTTGTCTTGATAGTTAATTTTCTATAAAATTATTTGTGACCAGCATGTATTACCCTAAAAATCAGTTTTCCGTTTATGAATAGCGAAGTTTTTTCAAACATTAGCAAAATTATCGAAAGAGACAGTAAATCTACCACCTATAAATTTGCTCTACTGCGTGGTGTTATTGATATTATACAAGACAATTCGCCATTTATTACATTTGACAAAACGCGTGTAGAATTTCCTACTGGGTTACTTGTGGAAAAATGGTTATTGTATTATTATCCTGTACTACAGTCAGAAGCATTAATACCTCAAATTAATGGTGAAGCCAAATTAGCATTCAGCAGTCCATTTTTAAAAATCATTGCAGAGTATGAATCACGAGGTGGCTTTTCTGCATTTTATAATGACCTGCGAAATAAGGGTATCCCCGCAGATTTAAATAATGACTTTTTTGAGCTAGCAAGAAAAATCAGAGATACTATTACTAGTATGCCAATGAAATATATTGGCCGTTCGATAAGCAACGAATTTTATTCGATATTCAGTTATGAGAATAAAGCCGTTAAAAGAAATTTAAATCTTGACCTTCAAAGGTTGATCAGTGAATTTGGAACTTTTTCAATCCCACTTGAATACTATGAAGCATTCAGAATTTTGGGAAGTTTCATCAACGGACAAGACTCTATTCTTTTTAAATGGGCTGAGTTTTCTGTTAATGCCTCCCGAAATAATCTGTCTGTTCAAAAAGTTCTTAACGAAGTTCTAAAAAGTCCTATTACTGAAAGAAATATTGCTGAATCAAAAAATCTTTACAGGGCAATTCTTAAAAAAGAGGGAGCGGTATTTTGTGTATGGACGGGAAAAAAAATTGCAAAGTATGATATTGACCATTTGATACCGTTTTCGGTTTGGAAAAACAATGATCTTTGGAATTTACTTCCTTCAGAGGCAATCACAAACAATAAAAAGCGGGATAAAATTCCAACTCCTGATATGATTGAAAGGCAGAAAGATCTAATTCTTGAATATTGGGAAATTATTTTTGAAAACCAGGCAACCAGATTTCAAAAAGAAATTCAGGTTTCACTTTTAGGCAATCACGCATTTGAGGAGTGGAAAAATGTTGGAATATCACAATTACAAAACAGTTGTCATTACTTAATTGAAAACAGAGGTTTTGAAGGATGGAAAATTTAAAAGGAAATCCCAACAGTCATCTTACCGCTAAAGAAAGGGATAATCTTTCCTTTCCGGCCAAAATACTTTTTGAAAGGAAATTTCTTCATGGAAGAATATTGGATTTTGGTTGTGGCTTCGGCAATGATGTGAAAATTCTTAGTGCTAAAGGACTTGATATTAAAGGGTATGACAAACATTACTTTCCAAATTATCCTTCGGAAAAGTTTGACACGATAATTTGCTTCTATGTTTTGAATGTCCTTCTACCCGAAGAACAAAGTACTGTTTTAATGGAATTGTCCAGATTGATTA
The window above is part of the Kaistella faecalis genome. Proteins encoded here:
- a CDS encoding DEAD/DEAH box helicase yields the protein MDLGIYESLITDTLKSRLDTIDRNEFYVADQKRLDADEAVHFLAMHLGTAIKNALKLIKAEKKDLLVSKQVEITNNILKYLTQEISQYEFAGDLIYAEGLILEGVLEKLNSDYSDVKLHLSEIMPLTRLTQSELFTGGNVGLSLDAELKKEIRSSDRIDLLVSFIKWKAIVILRDAFEEFTNRGGKLRIITTTYMGATDAKAIHELSKLPNTEVKVSYNNSNERLHAKAYLFFRNSGFHTGYIGSSNFSRSALTDGLEWNVKVTTKEIPHIIDKFQKTFESYWNNAEFELYDESKLELLDDALQNNKMGKATLEVVRFFDLKPYHYQSEILEKLKVDRTVHNSYKNLIVAATGTGKTMIAAFDFKRYLAENPNAKFLFVAHRIEILKQSLHTFRNVLKDQNFGELYGNGYEPKYKNAVFATVQTLSNLDFAAYSKTTYFDYIILDEAHHGQANTYQKIINYFEPKILLGLTATPERMDGKSILPDFNNKIAAEIRLPDALNNKLLCPFQYFGISDVVDYSRVKWQNGKYDAAELTNIYTANDIRIGDTIKNLNDYTKDIHAVSALGFCVSIDHAKFMKRKFEEAGLSAEYLVSENSSKREEIIHCFTTKQINYLFVVDIFNEGIDIPQIDTVLFLRPTESLTIFLQQLGRGLRLSDDKDVLTVLDFVGQARDEYDFENKFRALIGKTNTTVLKEIEQDFPHLPLGCSIVLEKKAKDFILENIRKATSINKRQLVSKIQRFQEHTHLELTLSNFLTFYNLRLQQVYKNYTFTELLEEALRKPYDKSNHANYKSMLSNKLMATESLSYFKFILELIDHDFEFSNLEQSETNTLLATMLFYDFYQSASKEITLEEGIRKIGDNNDMFKELYDFISFKIGQINYEEFPLEDLAFAFPLKLHSRYTRDQILVAMRLSTMENRSSSREGVAENKELNCEALFVNLKKSEEDFSPTTMYDDYAINESLFHWQSQNQTAATSEKGKSYIEQQDRDKTILLFVRESKTDADGFTKGYVFVGPVNFVAFTGSKPMSITWELKKEMPHFLWQESAKLRVG
- a CDS encoding Fic family protein, which encodes MIEPAPQIEKTDQTIPLMVKFQMNGSLQKIQDDYLYWDKIKYKAKDCTPLELWSAIKLDRLLKSKTVKFHSYPFHYVITDYIQKSLHQFDMHTGGTLGSNIGIAETDKTKFMISSIMEEAISSSQMEGASTTRKKAKEMIQQEKKPRNKSEQMILNNFMTMKYIVQHKSEDLTVENLLYIHHLITNKTLEDSEDEGAFRENDDVHVVNHIDSEIVHTPPLQSDLRILINDLCLFFNTDGEEFIHPIIKGCIIHFMIGWIHPFTDGNGRTARAVFYWYMLKKGYWLTEYLSISRIIKDTKSQYEKAYLYTETDENDLTYFITYHLKTMDRSFVALKEYISHKQKEVFQAAKFMKIPGVNDRMAQILKIIHDDQDRILNTKEMEARFNISNYTARTDLKSLVELGFLEIIQVNKQKQNFIKAAAFENTLKRYKL
- a CDS encoding HNH endonuclease domain-containing protein yields the protein MNSEVFSNISKIIERDSKSTTYKFALLRGVIDIIQDNSPFITFDKTRVEFPTGLLVEKWLLYYYPVLQSEALIPQINGEAKLAFSSPFLKIIAEYESRGGFSAFYNDLRNKGIPADLNNDFFELARKIRDTITSMPMKYIGRSISNEFYSIFSYENKAVKRNLNLDLQRLISEFGTFSIPLEYYEAFRILGSFINGQDSILFKWAEFSVNASRNNLSVQKVLNEVLKSPITERNIAESKNLYRAILKKEGAVFCVWTGKKIAKYDIDHLIPFSVWKNNDLWNLLPSEAITNNKKRDKIPTPDMIERQKDLILEYWEIIFENQATRFQKEIQVSLLGNHAFEEWKNVGISQLQNSCHYLIENRGFEGWKI
- a CDS encoding AAA domain-containing protein, which gives rise to MKDKCIIVFKNGNKEFAYGKHRAKIVKTAISNDKAFSVFNYLKDTAESVGLKTEEGSNILSKSYNSIKHIPADYVLSSFLNGTLPKPIDDVKSNIFPFGFNLSQKDAVNKSFSNNLNVIEGPPGTGKTQTILNIIANTVMNGQSVAIVSSNNSATRNVYEKLEKSGIGFIAAMLGNSQNKKEFIESQLEIPDLTNFKLQKEDQIVLKEQASTLHLELIEYLEQINILAVSRLQLENITTEYHHFQETFKEKLDTFILLKKNLKSSSILAFLIDIENLSRYKSISFFRKFSYRLKYGLKDKSFYKHPVEKMILILQSKYYSTKISELTELIHKLEGSLKIFDFDNKMKEHTKISMQLFKSKLYDKYTLGTRKKYDIPDLKWNSEEFIKDYPVILSTTYSLRNTLSQGITYDYVIIDEASQVDLATGALALSCAKRAVIVGDTKQLPNVVASDIKEKTDAIFDSYELKEAFRYSKHSLLSSVLELFPDVSKTLLREHYRCHPKIIEFCNQKFYGNQLIILTENTSDRSPLIVYRTPPGNHARERMNQRQIDIIKDEIIPNENLKEVDLGIVTPYRNQTFALQQAFNGTSIKADTVDKFQGRENDVIILSTVDNEISEFTDNPNRLNVAVSRAKDQLIVVVNGNESENDSNISDLIKYIEYNNFTVVKSELNSIFDLLYKGYEEQRAELIKKSGKVSQYDSENLMNILIRDVLTEEKFLKYDVVLHLPLRSLIRDFQKLNDEEKIYACNPLTHLDFIIYNKVSKTPVLAIEVDGFEFHKSGTRQAERDQLKDLILEKYNIPLLRFNTNGSNEKARLVRKLNDVQKN